The nucleotide window GTTCCGGGGGACGCCACATGTGACCGGTCCCTACCGCGTCGGCCCGCGCCCCAGGTGCCTCTCGAAGAAGTCGACCATCTTCCGGAACGCGAACCGGGTCTGGTAGAGCCCCTCGTTGTCCCAGCCGTGCTGCGCGTCGGGCAGCGTCACGAACTCGACGTCCTTCTCGAGCAGCATGAGGTGCTGCACGAGCGTCACCGAGTCCTTGTAGAGCACGATGGAGTCGCGCATGCCGTGCACGAGCATCAGGTGGTCCTGCAGGCCGGCCGCCTTCGTGTGCGACGAGGCGTTGGCATACGCCTCGGGCTGTTCCTGCGGCCGCATCATCACGCGCTGCTCACCGGTCAGCGCGTGCCACACGTTCGTCGCCGGCGCCCCGGCGATGCCCGCCGCGTACACCCCCGGCTTCGTGAAGAGCGACATCGTCGTCAGCAGCCCGCCGTAGCTGCTGCCCCACATGCCGATGCGCGCCGGGTCGGCAATGCCCTCGTCGACCAGGTATCGCGTGCCGCTGTACAGGTCCTCGACGTCGATGCCGCCGTAATCGAGCCGGATCCGTCGGCGGAACGCCTTGCCCCGCCCGGAGCTGCCGCTGATGTCGACGGTGAGGAGGACGTACCCCTCCTGGAGCAGGAACTGATCCAGGCCCCATGTCGGGTGCGCCGTGCGGCCGCCCCACTGGTTGCGCACGGTGTTCGAGTAGACCGACCCGAGAATCGCCGGATAGCGCTGGCCCTGCCGGTAGTCGGGCGGCAGCGCCAGCCGGCCGTGGAGCGTCGTCCCGTCGAGGTGGTGACGGAACGTCACGTACCGCGGCTGCACCCAGGTGTACTCCGCGAACTCAGGCAGGGGCGACGTCGTCACGCGACGCTCGGTGCTCTCGTCGGGTGAATCGACGTCGAGCCGGGTCAGGAAGAAGTCGGGCGGCACCTCGTCACTCGAGAAGTGCACCGCCGCGTGACGACCGTCAGGTGAGATCACCGAGGCGTGCGTGCCCGGCCTGACCGACAGGCGTCGGGCATCGCCACCCGCGAGCGGCACGCTGAAGACGTGCCGCTCCTCGGGCCGGCCCTCGTTGCCGACGACGATGACGCCCTGCGGCGTGACGGTCGCGCCGAACACGGCCCAGTCACCCGACGTGATGCGACGCGGCGCGCCGCCAGCACGCGGCACGAGATACACGTGGTAGTCCTCGTCACGATCGGACACGAAGTAGAGACCTTCGCCATCCCGCGCCCACGCGATCCACCATTGCGCCGTCACGTTCTCGGGCTCGTTCTCGCGCACGAGGAGCGTGGTCGCGAGGCTCGCAGCGTCGACCAGCAGGATGCGCCGATCCTTCACGAACACGTCGCTCTTGTCGACGGCCAGCTGCCGGCCGTCCGGGGCCCACTCGTATCCGAAGATGACATCCATGCGCTCCGGCCCCAGATCGACCCACCGGAGGTCGCGGCCGTCGGCGCCGACCAGGCCGAGGCGCCGCCCGTCCGATGTCTCGCCGGGGAACGGCCGGCGGATCTCGACAAACGACGTTTCCTCGGTCAGGTAGTCGGGAATGCGCCTGACGCTGACCGCCGTGCGGTCGTTCTCGACCAGCGCGAGGCGCCGCCCGTCGGGCGACCACCGGAAGCTCTCGACGAACACGGCATCACGCGCGATCGACGCGACACGCCGCGCGGGTCCAGGCGTCTCGCCGGCGAGGTCCATCACCCAGAGGCCGCCGCCGTGCAGGTAGGCGAGATCCGACGAGCCCGGGGCGAAGGCGGGACGGGTCTCCGGACCTGGCGTCTCGGTGAGCCGCCTGGGCTCGCTGCCGGCTTCGACGCTGTACAGGTCGCCGCCGAACGTGAAGACCATCCGGCGGCCGTCGGGATGCCACAACACACCGTTCACGCCCGAGTCGGTCTCCGCGGCCACGGCCTGCTGGCGCAGCGAGATGTCGGCACCCGGCTCCGGCGGGGCTTCACGCCGCGGCAGGCGCGTCACCCGCTCCGGCCGCTCGCCGTCGACGGCGACCGTCCACACGTCGTAGAAGTTGGTGCCTTCGTCGTTCCAGAGGAAGGCCACCCGTGTGCTGTCGGCCGACCACGCGAAGCCTCGCGGCTCTGTGCCGATCAGCGTCGGCAAAGAGTACAGCCGTTCGAGCGTCAGCCTCTTGGCCGGGGGCGCGGCCGGCGGCGGTGCGCACCCGGCAAGGCCCGCGAGCCCCAGAACCACGAACAGGGCACCGGCAACAGCCGGGCGCCGGGGGGCGTTCCACGTGATCATCGTTCGTCTCCTGCGTTGCCCGCGGTCCGGGGCAGAGGCACGGATCGCCGGGGCTTCGCCAATATCCCGTAGCGGCAGGGACTTCAGCCCCTGCCGTCCCTCCCTGCCGTCCCCCCGCAACCCCACCACCAGCGTCAGGACCCCGACGGCACGAGCGCGATGACGCGCACGGGACTGCCCGAGCCCCGTACGATTTTGAGCGGCGTCGCGATGACGACCGCGCCCGTGGCGGGCAGCCGGTCGACGTTGGCGAGCTGCGTCAGCCCGTACTTGCCCGCGCCGTGCATCGTGAAGTGATTGGGAAACGGCGGGTCGGCGGTCGCCCCCACGGCCGCATCGGTGCCGACGGCCTCGGTGCCGACGCCGAGCACGTTGCGCTCGGTCGTCAGGAACTCGGCCGACTCGAGGCCGAAGCCCGGGTAGCGCGGTGCGCCATTCTCGCCGACGTTGAAGAACCGTCCGGCATCGGCCGCCCGCTCGCCCCACCCGCTCCTGAGGATCACCCACGCGCGATCGGGAATACGGCCGTGTTCGCCTTCCCAGTCGAGGAGCGTCTGGCGCGTCGCCACGAAATTCGGGTTCTCGCGCACCTCAGCGGTCACGTCGATCACGGCCGCCGGCCCGATGAACTGGTCGGGCGCGATCGTGTCGACGCACGCGAGATCGCGACCGCTGATCCAGTGACAGGGCGCGTCGAAGTGCGTCCCGACGTGCTCGCCGAACGCCATCGCGTTCCAGTACCACGCGGGACCCTGCTCGTCGAAGTTCGACAGCAGCGTCCGCGAGAACCCGGGGGTGTTCGCAAACGGGGGCGGCAGCGAGATGATCGGCGTCGCCTCGTCGAGAGGCTGCGTGAGATCGACCACCGACACGGCCCCGCTGGCGACGGCGGCGGTGAGGGCGTCGAGCGTCCCGGTTGCCCCACCGGCCGCCGGGGCCGGACGATCGGCCGGGGCAGGGGCCCCGCACCCGAAGGCGGTGAGCAGCGCAAGGGCGGCGAGCGTTCGAGACGACATCGTGCGCATGCGGCGATCTCCTGGTCTGCGCGGAGCACGAGGCTTCGCGGTTCACGAGCGGTTTCGTTCGACAGCCTCTCCAGCCGGCGAGGCGGCAGCCCCGCCGGCCGACTCGAGCCTGTGTTTCACGCGATCGAGGTACTGGAACGCCACCATGCCGTCGGCGGCCCGGTGGTCGAAGGTCAACGACAGGGTCATGATGGGGCGCACCGCAATCGCGTCCTCGTCGACCACCACCGGCCGCTTGACGATGGCGCCGAGGCCGAGGATGGCCACCTGCGGCTGATTGAGGATCGGCGTCCCGGTCAGGCCGCCGAAGATGCCCGGATTGGTCAGGGTGAACGTCCCTCCCTGCACGTCGTCGACCGTCAGCGCGCGGCTGCGCGCGCGCGTCGCGGCGTCGTGAACGGCATGGGCCAGCCCTGACAACGAGAGGTCCTCGGCGCGGCGAATCACCGGGACCACGAGGTCGCCGGTGTCCGGGACCGCCACGGCGATCCCGAGGTTGACGTGCGGCTTCAGCACGAGATCGTCGCCGACGATCGACGCGTTCAGCACCTCGAACTCCGCCAGCGCGGCCACGGCCGCGGCGGCGACGAGTACCGTGTACGTGACGGGCGGATCGGCCGGACCCCGTCGATCCCGATCGCGTGAGACGATGGCGGCGGCGCGCGACATGTCGCACTCGGCAAACGCCGTCGCGTGCGGACTGATCCTGACCGACCACGCCATGTGTTGCGCAATCTTGCGCCGTACTGGCGACAGGGGCACGCGGCGGTCGCCAGGCCCCGGACGATACACGTACTCCGGCGGGATCGGGTCGAGGGGCGCCGCCCCGCCGCTCGCCGCGGCGATCGGCACAGCCGGCCGCACGGTCGGTGCGCCCGCGGCACGCGCCGCGAGGAAACGCTCGACATCGCGCTTGGTCACGCGCCCGCCGCGCCCCGACCCCTCGAGCGCCACGAGGCCG belongs to Acidobacteriota bacterium and includes:
- a CDS encoding prolyl oligopeptidase family serine peptidase → MITWNAPRRPAVAGALFVVLGLAGLAGCAPPPAAPPAKRLTLERLYSLPTLIGTEPRGFAWSADSTRVAFLWNDEGTNFYDVWTVAVDGERPERVTRLPRREAPPEPGADISLRQQAVAAETDSGVNGVLWHPDGRRMVFTFGGDLYSVEAGSEPRRLTETPGPETRPAFAPGSSDLAYLHGGGLWVMDLAGETPGPARRVASIARDAVFVESFRWSPDGRRLALVENDRTAVSVRRIPDYLTEETSFVEIRRPFPGETSDGRRLGLVGADGRDLRWVDLGPERMDVIFGYEWAPDGRQLAVDKSDVFVKDRRILLVDAASLATTLLVRENEPENVTAQWWIAWARDGEGLYFVSDRDEDYHVYLVPRAGGAPRRITSGDWAVFGATVTPQGVIVVGNEGRPEERHVFSVPLAGGDARRLSVRPGTHASVISPDGRHAAVHFSSDEVPPDFFLTRLDVDSPDESTERRVTTSPLPEFAEYTWVQPRYVTFRHHLDGTTLHGRLALPPDYRQGQRYPAILGSVYSNTVRNQWGGRTAHPTWGLDQFLLQEGYVLLTVDISGSSGRGKAFRRRIRLDYGGIDVEDLYSGTRYLVDEGIADPARIGMWGSSYGGLLTTMSLFTKPGVYAAGIAGAPATNVWHALTGEQRVMMRPQEQPEAYANASSHTKAAGLQDHLMLVHGMRDSIVLYKDSVTLVQHLMLLEKDVEFVTLPDAQHGWDNEGLYQTRFAFRKMVDFFERHLGRGPTR
- a CDS encoding cyclase family protein, which gives rise to MSSRTLAALALLTAFGCGAPAPADRPAPAAGGATGTLDALTAAVASGAVSVVDLTQPLDEATPIISLPPPFANTPGFSRTLLSNFDEQGPAWYWNAMAFGEHVGTHFDAPCHWISGRDLACVDTIAPDQFIGPAAVIDVTAEVRENPNFVATRQTLLDWEGEHGRIPDRAWVILRSGWGERAADAGRFFNVGENGAPRYPGFGLESAEFLTTERNVLGVGTEAVGTDAAVGATADPPFPNHFTMHGAGKYGLTQLANVDRLPATGAVVIATPLKIVRGSGSPVRVIALVPSGS
- a CDS encoding 2-oxo acid dehydrogenase subunit E2, whose amino-acid sequence is MDDVVMPQMGESLAEGTIVRWLKAPGDVVERDEAIVEISTDKVDTEVPSPVAGVVAEILAQPGDTVAVGAVMARVRPRGAAAGATGPAPPPAAPPAEEASGHFKATHAPLTFERGGVRAPLASGSPPAPASTPHHVPAPANRSLSQAVLDAARAGGLPLDGLVALEGSGRGGRVTKRDVERFLAARAAGAPTVRPAVPIAAASGGAAPLDPIPPEYVYRPGPGDRRVPLSPVRRKIAQHMAWSVRISPHATAFAECDMSRAAAIVSRDRDRRGPADPPVTYTVLVAAAAVAALAEFEVLNASIVGDDLVLKPHVNLGIAVAVPDTGDLVVPVIRRAEDLSLSGLAHAVHDAATRARSRALTVDDVQGGTFTLTNPGIFGGLTGTPILNQPQVAILGLGAIVKRPVVVDEDAIAVRPIMTLSLTFDHRAADGMVAFQYLDRVKHRLESAGGAAASPAGEAVERNRS